A single genomic interval of Perca fluviatilis chromosome 19, GENO_Pfluv_1.0, whole genome shotgun sequence harbors:
- the si:dkey-174i8.1 gene encoding arylsulfatase I isoform X2 produces the protein MAQRRHNASWSRITSMCCHHGLSCLGEHESMDDSFGTEKVKRFRPTHFIFIMVDDQGYGDIGYHGSDIHTPVLDQLAAEGVKLENYYVQPICSPSRSQLMTGRYQIHTGLQHSIIRSRQPLCLPPGIPTLPERLVEAGYATHMVGKWHLGFCRPSCLPTGRGFQSFLGTLTGSGDHFSYRSCDGAEACGFDLHDGDRPAWEMAGNYSTLLYIERVKQILRSHDPHKPLFLYLSLQAAHTPLQVPDHFLHRYDSQENRLRRNYAAMLSCLDDGVGQVVQELRTSGLYQNSVLIYSSDNGGQPLSGGSNWPLRGGKGTYWEGGIRAVAFVHSPLLKKKGVVSRALIHVSDWYPTLLGLAGAPQSHRGLDGHDVWGTISEGLPCPRTEILFNIDPVSRKPGEPYDKALVLNGFGIWDTAVRAAIRAGDWKLLTGNVGDGDWIPPQALPGGPERWQKLEKRRSELGKSVWLFNVTSDPYERSDLAEARPEVVKHLLTRLAEYNQTAVMPRNPPDDPMADPELHGGVWSPWLGLEGQEGDNGGEDGRKERMKIKHCKVCKLKALFKKVESRLQRNTLFF, from the exons ATGGCACAGAGACGGCATAACGCCAGTTGGTCCCGCATAACCTCTATGTGCTGTCACCA TGGCCTTTCCTGCCTGGGTGAACATGAGTCTATGGATGACAGTTTTGGCACAGAGAAGGTGAAAAGGTTCAGGCCTACACACTTTATCTTTATCATGGTGGATGACCAGGGTTACGGAGACATTGGCTACCATGGCTCAGACATCCACACTCCTGTGTTGGACCAGCTGGCGGCAGAGGGGGTCAAACTTGAGAATTATTACGTCCAGCCTATCTGCTCACCCTCTCGCAGTCAACTCATGACAGGGCG CTACCAAATACACACTGGACTCCAGCATTCGATCATCCGATCACGTCAACCGCTCTGCCTGCCCCCGGGCATCCCTACACTACCAGAGCGTCTGGTTGAAGCTGGTTACGCTACACACATGGTGGGAAAATGGCACCTGGGCTTCTGCAGGCCAAGCTGCCTACCCACAGGACGTGGCTTTCAGAGTTTCCTGGGCACACTGACTGGCAGTGGGGACCACTTCTCCTATCGGAGCTGTGACGGGGCTGAAGCTTGTGGATTTGACCTGCATGATGGAGACAGGCCTGCCTGGGAGATGGCCGGCAACTACTCCACTCTGCTGTACATAGAGAG AGTGAAGCAGATCCTGAGGAGCCACGACCCCCATAAACCACTCTTCCTCTATCTGTCCCTTCAAGCCGCCCATACACCCTTGCAGGTACCAGACCATTTTTTGCACCGCTATGATTCCCAGGAGAATCGTCTCAGGCGCAACTACGCAGCCATGCTGAGCTGCCTGGATGATGGGGTTGGACAAGTTGTCCAGGAACTGAGGACTAGTGGGCTCTATCAAAACTCCGTACTGATCTACTCATCTGATAACGGTGGGCAGCCGCTCTCTGGGGGGAGCAACTGGCCGCTGAGAGGTGGCAAAGGGACCTACTGGGAAGGGGGCATCCGGGCTGTGGCCTTTGTGCATAGTCCCCTCCTGAAGAAGAAGGGTGTAGTCAGCAGAGCACTGATCCATGTTTCTGACTGGTATCCCACATTATTGGGGCTGGCTGGGGCCCCACAGTCCCACCGTGGCCTTGATGGTCACGATGTGTGGGGGACCATCAGCGAGGGCCTACCCTGTCCTCGCACTGAAATCCTTTTCAACATTGACCCAGTCTCCAGGAAGCCTGGGGAACCATATGACAAGGCGTTGGTACTCAACGGCTTTGGGATCTGGGACACAGCCGTAAGGGCAGCGATAAGGGCTGGGGACTGGAAGCTACTGACAGGAAATGTGGGTGACGGGGACTGGATACCCCCACAGGCTCTTCCCGGTGGTCCAGAACGGTGGCAGAAACTTGAGAAGCGGCGCAGTGAGCTAGGGAAGTCAGTTTGGCTGTTTAATGTCACCTCTGACCCCTACGAGAGGTCAGACCTGGCAGAAGCTCGTCCAGAGGTAGTGAAACATCTGCTGACAAGGCTGGCAGAGTACAACCAGACAGCTGTGATGCCCAGGAATCCACCAGATGATCCTATGGCTGACCCTGAGCTCCATGGAGGGGTGTGGAGCCCCTGGCTGGGCCTGGAGGGACAGGAGGGGGATAATGGAGGGGAGGATGGCAGGAAAGAAAGGATGAAGATTAAGCACTGCAAAGTATGCAAATTAAAAGCCCTGTTTAAGAAGGTGGAGTCACGCCTGCAGAGGAACACCCTGTTTTTCTAA
- the synpo2la gene encoding synaptopodin 2-like protein: MVAEEVIITLSGGAPWGFRLQGGVEHQKPLQVAKVRKRSKACRAGLREADELVSINEQPCGTLSHAQAMEFIDSSPGILHIRVKRVPAGFQSVVLVTRAPSPRIDKEYRAALRAMSPTHSHHAPVREVNRSHSSITSGLTSPPGSEAYYGETDSDADVAGYERQRRQKRRSPSNSNPGKPTGRASPEGGETSEMSGYDSAPDAHVYPSLLDKRGGDGDGGGGLPGVARREVIYQPPGPGMWSSQTSTETSSIISSADDQGPRDGGQEEDSGFLEPTNVPLVSPERAKEAMMLSSRSQFVPMVGPLNKPLDEELTTTYMEKAKQAKLNRGDTPQDKHVKEAKTKCRTIASLLTDAPNPHSKGVLMFKKRRQRSKKYTLTSFGSVDEDRCQDSQEEDGVFPGSESEFDEDGFSAVPDPTWDSDYLDMLEKRATAGTEGRGDGAEDAPSPGLSDIAGKGAQLFEQQRKRAAEHAKKVEAAQPQAPPQSQVQGQVQIYQLQPETQPQMQPNLQPQQMIPPGTIAQQELSQAPGPVAAYGMSNGDLSYSAVSTASMKMTPPPVTPKPATASVTVLTRPAPPAETPLPELPASNVLNRTARPFTPGFISMRAATAPVTFRPSVTKTSQRPASAAVVQLPFSTASELAMNTRSVTSPPSFVPQGPLAPTPEAPVTHYPPVVSTSVEKMQSSPPITTVPQAPFVAVPPVSMPSMLLAPQAPMAPAPAPPVSQILSSPNPVDPVPPLQVPFSQPHPPHFSMPPVATVSVVSQPEAVAPTPVPGPTGRTGILIDARRRSGKPKPMFNLPDVKKNSPNPDLLCMVQNLDERSTRHKYGQPPSEAIYDDTEEERSGETSMGRAPPPVAPKPRVIHEAPQFLQAGGKGAQLFARRQSRMGMYVVDTPPETPYQQEVASHSAAQLLDSTSNPSLVSQWKYSPNVRAPPPIGYNPLLAPSIPTGPQRNTGKPESRGRGVSQREGIKALDFMRRQPYQLNSAMFNYGGSTANLSAMPSYQAQRQQHGDYTTATMVGSSLTSPRQIPIKTARVFEVKRFSTPTPMSAPTLAPKVIAPRSATTLGERLTHSGMMSPPPAPFTPTPAPHLTPAPVNAPIPALPPSQPVGLPSLPKFSAAPIPQHVPPAVSTPYTPVSYTTGLQAAKQFQSAPELSILASLPPLKSDPVQAPKPRFVATKRGVQPHVWRPGAM; encoded by the exons ATGGTTGCAGAGGAAGTGATAATTACATTGTCCGGTGGCGCGCCATGGGGCTTTCGTCTCCAGGGAGGTGTGGAACATCAGAAACCGCTACAGGTGGCTAAG GTGCGTAAACGCAGCAAGGCATGTAGGGCTGGGCTTAGGGAGGCTGATGAACTGGTGTCCATCAATGAACAGCCATGTGGAACGCTATCCCATGCCCAGGCCATGGAATTTATCGACAGCTCCCCTGGGATATTACACATCCGGGTTAAAAG GGTGCCTGCTGGTTTTCAGTCCGTGGTGCTTGTGACCCGTGCCCCATCTCCCCGTATAGACAAAGAGTACCGTGCTGCTCTGCGTGCCATGTCACCCACCCACTCCCACCACGCACCCGTCCGTGAAGTCAACCGTAGCCACTCCTCGATAACCAGTGGATTGACATCTCCACCTGGTAGTGAGGCTTACTACGGCGAAACTGACAGTGATGCAGATGTGGCGGGCTATGAGAGGCAGCGCCGGCAGAAACGCCGCAGCCCCAGCAACTCCAACCCAGGAAAACCAACAGGACGAGCATCCCCTGAGGGCGGGGAGACTTCAGAGATGAGTGGCTATGACAGCGCTCCAGATGCACATGTTTACCCTAGTTTACTGGATAAACGTGggggagatggagatggaggaggggggCTACCAGGGGTAGCACGGAGGGAGGTGATTTATCAGCCTCCTGGACCAGGAATGTGGTCCTCCCAGACATCCACTGAGACCTCCTCCATCATCTCCTCAGCAGATGACCAGGGGCCACGGGATGGAGGTCAAGAGGAGGATAGTGGCTTTCTAGAGCCAACTAATGTGCCACTGGTATCCCCTGAGAGGGCAAAGGAGGCCATGATGCTGAGCTCCCGCAGCCAGTTTGTACCGATGGTGGGTCCTTTGAATAAACCCCTTGACGAGGAGCTTACAACAACCTACATGGAAAAGGCCAAACAAGCCA AACTGAACAGAGGGGATACCCCGCAAGACAAGCATGTAAAGGAAGCCAAAACCAAGTGTCGAACAATTGCGTCCCTACTGACTGATGCTCCCAACCCTCACTCTAAGGGGGTGCTGATGTTCAAAAAAAGGCGGCAGCGCTCCAAAAAGTACACCCTTACCAGTTTCGGTAGTGTGGATGAGGATAGGTGTCAGGACTCACAAGAGGAGGATGGGGTATTCCCTGGCAGCGAATCAGAGTTTGATGAGGATGGCTTCTCTGCCGTTCCTGACCCAACTTGGGATAGTGACTACTTGGATATGCTGGAGAAGAGGGCAACTGCAGGCACTGAAGGTCGTGGGGATGGGGCAGAGGATGCTCCAAGTCCAGGGTTAAGTGACATCGCAGGCAAGGGTGCCCAGTTGTTTGAGCAGCAAAGAAAGAGGGCTGCTGAGCATGCCAAGAAGGTAGAGGCAGCACAACCTCAAGCTCCTCCACAGTCTCAAGTCCAGGGGCAGGTTCAGATTTATCAGTTGCAACCAGAGACACAACCACAGATGCAGCCAAACCTCCAGCCTCAGCAGATGATACCACCTGGCACTATAGCACAGCAAGAGCTGTCCCAGGCTCCAGGTCCAGTTGCAGCCTATGGAATGTCTAATGGGGACCTATCCTACTCTGCAGTTAGTACAGCTAGCATGAAAATGACACCTCCACCTGTGACACCCAAACCAGCCACTGCCTCAGTGACTGTTCTGACCAGACCTGCACCACCAGCTGAAACACCATTACCAGAACTACCTGCTAGTAATGTTCTCAACAGAACGGCACGTCCTTTCACTCCTGGCTTCATTAGCATGCGAGCTGCGACAGCACCTGTAACGTTTCGACCATCTGTCACAAAGACGAGCCAGCGTCCTGCCTCAGCAGCTGTTGTGCAACTACCATTCTCCACTGCCTCTGAACTAGCCATGAATACTAGATCAGTAACATCTCCACCATCCTTTGTACCTCAAGGTCCCTTGGCCCCAACACCAGAAGCTCCTGTTACCCATTACCCTCCAGTCGTCTCTACCTCTGTAGAGAAAATGCAGTCATCACCACCAATAACTACTGTTCCCCAGGCTCCATTTGTAGCTGTGCCCCCAGTGTCTATGCCCTCAATGCTCCTGGCTCCGCAAGCACCAATGGCTCCAGCCCCAGCTCCTCCTGTATCCCAAATTCTTTCTTCACCTAACCCAGTTGACCCAGTGCCTCCACTTCAAGTGCCATTTTCTCAACCACATCCACCTCACTTTTCTATGCCACCTGTAGCTACAGTGTCAGTGGTCTCTCAACCAGAAGCTGTAGCTCCAACCCCTGTTCCTGGTCCAACAGGTCGCACAGGGATCTTAATTGATGCTCGACGGCGAAGTGGCAAACCCAAACCTATGTTCAATTTACCAGATGTCAAGAAGAACTCCCCCAATCCCGATCTATTGTGTATGGTGCAGAACCTGGATGAAAGGTCCACCCGACACAAATATGGCCAACCACCGTCTGAGGCTATCTATGATGatacagaggaggagaggagtggCGAGACCAGCATGGGTAGGGCACCTCCTCCAGTGGCACCCAAGCCTCGGGTCATCCATGAGGCCCCGCAGTTTCTTCAAGCAGGAGGTAAGGGGGCACAGCTGTTTGCCCGCAGGCAGAGCCGCATGGGTATGTATGTAGTGGATACCCCACCCGAGACCCCTTACCAGCAGGAAGTGGCCTCGCACAGTGCAGCACAACTCCTTGACTCCACTTCAAACCCTTCCCTTGTCTCTCAGTGGAAATACTCCCCGAATGTCCGTGCTCCTCCACCAATTGGGTACAACCCACTCTTGGCCCCCTCTATACCTACGGGGCCTCAGAGAAATACAGGCAAGCCAGAAAGCAGGGGTAGAGGAGTCTCCCAAAGAGAGGGCATCAAAGCTCTGGATTTCATGAGAAGGCAGCCCTACCAGCTCAACTCTGCTATGTTCAACTATGGTGGCAGTACTGCTAATCTATCAGCCATGCCTTCTTATCAGGCCCAGAGGCAGCAGCATGGTGACTACACAACAGCAACAATGGTGGGCAGCTCATTAACCTCACCTAGGCAGATCCCCATCAAAACAGCCCGTGTCTTCGAGGTCAAGCGATTCTCCACACCCACACCTATGTCAGCTCCCACTCTAGCTCCAAAGGTCATAGCCCCTCGCTCGGCCACTACCCTCGGAGAACGTTTGACTCATTCTGGCATGATGTCCCCACCTCCTGCTCCTTTCACTCCAACCCCGGCCCCTCACTTGACACCAGCACCAGTCAATGCCCCAATACCAGCTTTACCTCCCTCCCAACCAGTTGGACTGCCCAGCCTCCCAAAATTCTCTGCCGCCCCTATTCCACAGCATGTGCCCCCTGCAGTCTCTACCCCTTACACTCCGGTATCATACACCACTGGGCTACAGGCAGCCAAGCAGTTCCAGAGCGCCCCTGAGCTTAGTATCCTTGCCTCTTTGCCTCCACTCAAGTCCGACCCAGTTCAGGCACCGAAACCACGTTTTGTTGCCACCAAGAGAGGTGTCCAGCCCCATGTTTGGAGGCCAGGGGCAATGTGA
- the si:dkey-174i8.1 gene encoding arylsulfatase I isoform X1 codes for MATPRDPDVHTQQDKLPRSSQPSYEAPENTEECSKGYGDIGYHGSDIHTPVLDQLAAEGVKLENYYVQPICSPSRSQLMTGRYQIHTGLQHSIIRSRQPLCLPPGIPTLPERLVEAGYATHMVGKWHLGFCRPSCLPTGRGFQSFLGTLTGSGDHFSYRSCDGAEACGFDLHDGDRPAWEMAGNYSTLLYIERVKQILRSHDPHKPLFLYLSLQAAHTPLQVPDHFLHRYDSQENRLRRNYAAMLSCLDDGVGQVVQELRTSGLYQNSVLIYSSDNGGQPLSGGSNWPLRGGKGTYWEGGIRAVAFVHSPLLKKKGVVSRALIHVSDWYPTLLGLAGAPQSHRGLDGHDVWGTISEGLPCPRTEILFNIDPVSRKPGEPYDKALVLNGFGIWDTAVRAAIRAGDWKLLTGNVGDGDWIPPQALPGGPERWQKLEKRRSELGKSVWLFNVTSDPYERSDLAEARPEVVKHLLTRLAEYNQTAVMPRNPPDDPMADPELHGGVWSPWLGLEGQEGDNGGEDGRKERMKIKHCKVCKLKALFKKVESRLQRNTLFF; via the exons ATGGCTACACCCAGAGACCCAGACGTACATACACAGCAAGACAAG TTGCCTAGGTCTTCCCAGCCATCGTATGAGGCGCCTGAAAATACAGAGGAATGTAGCAAG GGTTACGGAGACATTGGCTACCATGGCTCAGACATCCACACTCCTGTGTTGGACCAGCTGGCGGCAGAGGGGGTCAAACTTGAGAATTATTACGTCCAGCCTATCTGCTCACCCTCTCGCAGTCAACTCATGACAGGGCG CTACCAAATACACACTGGACTCCAGCATTCGATCATCCGATCACGTCAACCGCTCTGCCTGCCCCCGGGCATCCCTACACTACCAGAGCGTCTGGTTGAAGCTGGTTACGCTACACACATGGTGGGAAAATGGCACCTGGGCTTCTGCAGGCCAAGCTGCCTACCCACAGGACGTGGCTTTCAGAGTTTCCTGGGCACACTGACTGGCAGTGGGGACCACTTCTCCTATCGGAGCTGTGACGGGGCTGAAGCTTGTGGATTTGACCTGCATGATGGAGACAGGCCTGCCTGGGAGATGGCCGGCAACTACTCCACTCTGCTGTACATAGAGAG AGTGAAGCAGATCCTGAGGAGCCACGACCCCCATAAACCACTCTTCCTCTATCTGTCCCTTCAAGCCGCCCATACACCCTTGCAGGTACCAGACCATTTTTTGCACCGCTATGATTCCCAGGAGAATCGTCTCAGGCGCAACTACGCAGCCATGCTGAGCTGCCTGGATGATGGGGTTGGACAAGTTGTCCAGGAACTGAGGACTAGTGGGCTCTATCAAAACTCCGTACTGATCTACTCATCTGATAACGGTGGGCAGCCGCTCTCTGGGGGGAGCAACTGGCCGCTGAGAGGTGGCAAAGGGACCTACTGGGAAGGGGGCATCCGGGCTGTGGCCTTTGTGCATAGTCCCCTCCTGAAGAAGAAGGGTGTAGTCAGCAGAGCACTGATCCATGTTTCTGACTGGTATCCCACATTATTGGGGCTGGCTGGGGCCCCACAGTCCCACCGTGGCCTTGATGGTCACGATGTGTGGGGGACCATCAGCGAGGGCCTACCCTGTCCTCGCACTGAAATCCTTTTCAACATTGACCCAGTCTCCAGGAAGCCTGGGGAACCATATGACAAGGCGTTGGTACTCAACGGCTTTGGGATCTGGGACACAGCCGTAAGGGCAGCGATAAGGGCTGGGGACTGGAAGCTACTGACAGGAAATGTGGGTGACGGGGACTGGATACCCCCACAGGCTCTTCCCGGTGGTCCAGAACGGTGGCAGAAACTTGAGAAGCGGCGCAGTGAGCTAGGGAAGTCAGTTTGGCTGTTTAATGTCACCTCTGACCCCTACGAGAGGTCAGACCTGGCAGAAGCTCGTCCAGAGGTAGTGAAACATCTGCTGACAAGGCTGGCAGAGTACAACCAGACAGCTGTGATGCCCAGGAATCCACCAGATGATCCTATGGCTGACCCTGAGCTCCATGGAGGGGTGTGGAGCCCCTGGCTGGGCCTGGAGGGACAGGAGGGGGATAATGGAGGGGAGGATGGCAGGAAAGAAAGGATGAAGATTAAGCACTGCAAAGTATGCAAATTAAAAGCCCTGTTTAAGAAGGTGGAGTCACGCCTGCAGAGGAACACCCTGTTTTTCTAA
- the myoz1a gene encoding myozenin-1a: MPLGKPAPLNKRKKLSKIITDLSHINQDEYDSEPEASEFDLGTKIRTPKDIMLEELSLQNNKGSKMFRMRQKRVDRFIYENNPDVFSSESMDNLQKFVPSLGAQMGGDIINVGGHFVSKQLHFGGILPGGAPVPPPKPGSKGAGAGGAGGAGGADGAEGAGGQGGGDHGKDGKGERASGWSPLKGGGGDYASKLVHLKTYVSPWEKAMKGDETLIATLKAGMPDPTEKKDSRKYKCFNRSAMPFGGFEKANQFMKFQLPETEVKQEPEPTVVYQHDIACRPSFNRTPIGWVGSSEPGTINMEIDTVPFDGETDEL, encoded by the exons ATGCCTCTGGGAAAACCTGCCCCGTTAAACAAGCGGAAAAAGCTCTCGAAGATCATAACTGACCTATCGCATATCAACCAGGATG AGTATGACTCGGAGCCAGAGGCATCGGAGTTTGACCTGGGAACAAAGATCAGGACTCCTAAAGACATCATGCTGGAGGAGCTTTCCCTGCAGAACAACAAAGGCTCCAAGATGTTTAGGATGAGGCAGAAGAGAGTGGATAGGTTCATCTACGAGAACAACCCCGACGTCTTCAGCAGTGAGTCTATG GACAACCTCCAGAAGTTTGTTCCCTCTCTGGGGGCTCAGATGGGAGGTGACATCATAAATGTTGGTGGGCATTTTGTTAGCAAACAGCTGCATTTTGGAGGGATCCTTCCCGGAGGGGCCCCTGTGCCTCCTCCGAAACCTGGAAGCAAAGGTGcaggagcaggaggagcaggaggagcaggaggagcagaTGGTGCAGAAGGTGCAGGAGGACAGGGTGGGGGTGACCATGGGAAAGATGGAAAAGGAGAAAGGGCTAGTGGGTGGTCTCCACTAAAAG GAGGTGGGGGGGATTATGCATCCAAGCTGGTTCATTTGAAGACATACGTGTCGCCATGGGAGAAGGCCATGAAGGGTGATGAAACTCTGATAGCCACTCTGAAAGCTGGAATGCCTGATCCCACTGAAAAAAAGGATTCGCGCAAGTACAAATGCTTCAACAG GTCTGCCATGCCCTTCGGTGGCTTCGAGAAGGCTAACCAGTTCATGAAATTCCAGTTGCCCGAAACTGAGGTCAAACAGGAGCCTGAACCCACAGTTGTGTACCAACATGACATCGCCTGCCGACCCTCCTTCAACCGCACTCCTATTGGCTGGGTGGGCAGCAGTGAGCCCGGCACCATTAATATGGAGATAGATACTGTGCCCTTTGATGGAGAGACTGATGAGCTGTGA